In one window of Aceticella autotrophica DNA:
- a CDS encoding biotin--[acetyl-CoA-carboxylase] ligase: MIKENIIKILKENKNKFVSGQQLCNKLNISRTAVWKYINELKNNGYMIESQHKSGYMLINEPDIIDYIEISPFLKTDFIGKNYIHLESISSTNDYAKEIASKAENGTIVVSEEQTSGRGRLGRKWVSEKGQGLWMSIILKPELTPQSSVKLTQVAAVSVVNAIIETIELNASIKWPNDIIINGKKICGILTEMNAELDRVNYVIVGIGLNVNMNKFPDDLKDKATSLFIETGKKIDRKKLTASIINNFEKYYYIFLKEGFEPIRISCLKHSVTIGSEVRVISGKNEFNGKAVDIDNDGNLIIEIGDGSRKAVMSGDVSVRGILGYV; the protein is encoded by the coding sequence TTGATAAAAGAGAATATAATTAAAATACTAAAGGAAAACAAAAATAAATTTGTCTCAGGGCAACAGCTTTGTAATAAACTAAATATCTCACGTACGGCTGTCTGGAAATATATCAATGAATTAAAAAACAATGGTTATATGATTGAATCTCAACATAAATCAGGTTACATGCTAATAAATGAGCCCGATATTATAGATTACATAGAAATATCTCCCTTCTTAAAAACAGATTTTATAGGGAAAAACTATATTCATCTTGAAAGTATATCTTCTACTAATGATTATGCAAAAGAAATAGCTTCTAAAGCCGAAAATGGTACTATCGTAGTTTCTGAAGAACAGACCTCCGGCAGAGGCAGACTTGGAAGGAAATGGGTTTCCGAGAAAGGTCAGGGTTTATGGATGTCTATTATTCTAAAACCTGAATTAACTCCACAGTCTTCTGTTAAATTAACCCAAGTAGCAGCTGTTTCAGTAGTCAATGCAATTATAGAAACCATAGAACTAAATGCAAGTATAAAATGGCCAAATGATATAATAATAAATGGTAAGAAAATATGTGGTATATTAACAGAAATGAATGCAGAACTTGATAGGGTAAATTATGTTATTGTAGGTATTGGTTTAAATGTAAATATGAATAAATTTCCCGATGATTTAAAAGACAAGGCAACTTCTTTGTTTATAGAAACAGGTAAAAAAATTGACCGTAAAAAGTTAACCGCTTCAATTATTAATAATTTTGAAAAATATTACTATATATTTTTAAAAGAAGGATTTGAACCTATAAGAATCTCGTGTTTAAAACACTCTGTCACAATAGGCAGTGAAGTTAGAGTAATATCAGGAAAAAATGAATTTAATGGCAAGGCGGTAGACATAGATAATGATGGTAATCTCATTATTGAAATCGGTGATGGCAGCCGAAAGGCAGTAATGTCCGGCGATGTTTCTGTGCGTGGGATATTGGGTTATGTTTAA
- a CDS encoding metal ABC transporter substrate-binding protein, which yields MFKKSILTGLAVLLMFIMVFAAAGCGGSKTSDQAKKLKVVTTSTDIEDIVKGVGGDKVEVANIVPPGMCPGHFDVKPQSIQVLSDASLFILHSWDGDKFSDKLIESVGNKNLVKVVTTSDDGKYTFMVPQARIKGIDDVTAALVKVDSKNADTYKANAEKLKNDTNKIAQEQKKRLEDAGASKIKAIVFAYQVGFAKWAGLDIVGTYTPDISPNKTKELVDLGRQKGVTLIIDNLQTENKAIASTLAKEIGAKEIVPSNFPGGLPGTKGWSDSFIKNVDLIIQNK from the coding sequence ATGTTCAAGAAATCGATTTTAACGGGATTAGCAGTGTTACTAATGTTTATAATGGTTTTTGCCGCAGCAGGATGTGGAGGAAGTAAAACATCGGATCAAGCCAAGAAATTAAAGGTCGTTACAACAAGTACGGATATAGAGGATATAGTCAAAGGTGTAGGCGGTGACAAGGTAGAAGTTGCAAATATTGTTCCTCCGGGAATGTGCCCTGGGCATTTTGATGTTAAGCCTCAAAGCATCCAAGTCCTAAGCGATGCCAGCTTATTTATATTACATAGCTGGGATGGGGATAAATTCAGCGATAAATTGATTGAATCCGTTGGAAACAAGAATTTGGTAAAGGTAGTTACAACTTCAGATGACGGTAAATATACCTTTATGGTTCCACAGGCACGTATAAAGGGTATTGATGATGTAACCGCTGCACTTGTAAAGGTTGATTCGAAAAATGCAGATACATATAAAGCAAATGCCGAAAAATTAAAAAATGATACAAATAAGATAGCTCAGGAACAGAAAAAAAGATTGGAGGATGCCGGGGCAAGTAAAATAAAAGCCATTGTATTTGCATATCAAGTTGGATTTGCAAAATGGGCAGGCTTAGATATTGTAGGAACATATACCCCTGATATATCACCAAACAAGACAAAAGAATTAGTAGACTTAGGGCGTCAAAAAGGTGTAACATTGATAATTGATAATCTTCAAACAGAGAATAAGGCGATTGCATCTACCTTAGCAAAGGAGATTGGCGCGAAAGAAATTGTTCCGAGTAATTTTCCGGGTGGACTTCCCGGCACTAAAGGATGGAGTGATTCTTTTATAAAAAATGTTGATTTAATTATTCAAAATAAATAA
- a CDS encoding metal ABC transporter ATP-binding protein produces MMAEPIVSLKDVVVSYREDIALRGVSLNINEGEMMGIAGPNGSGKTTILTVVNGLGRLEYGEANVLGYQMKAGRRGRSFRLNSRIAQMRKMIGYVPQGALIDPRVPVNVREAVMIGRYGLIGLFRYPAKTDWEKVDRLLEMVDMSHLSDRPFGHLSGGEQERVAIARALAQEPRILLLDEPTTGLDWRSRVEILNIIEQVHKERKLTTLLVTHDPQDTFNICDRVVLLKNGLIAALGPPKEVLSEGNLKAVYGDRQSETSRRS; encoded by the coding sequence ATGATGGCTGAACCGATCGTTTCTTTGAAGGATGTAGTCGTATCTTATCGTGAAGATATTGCGCTAAGAGGTGTTTCATTAAATATAAATGAAGGAGAGATGATGGGAATTGCCGGTCCTAATGGTTCCGGAAAGACTACAATCCTCACGGTGGTAAACGGTCTCGGTCGTTTGGAATATGGTGAAGCAAATGTACTGGGTTATCAGATGAAGGCGGGAAGGCGAGGCAGGTCTTTCCGCCTTAATTCAAGGATTGCTCAGATGAGAAAGATGATTGGATATGTACCACAAGGTGCCTTAATAGACCCCCGTGTTCCTGTAAACGTAAGAGAAGCTGTTATGATAGGACGTTACGGACTCATTGGGTTATTTAGGTATCCTGCCAAAACCGATTGGGAAAAAGTTGATCGGTTATTGGAAATGGTTGATATGTCGCATTTGTCAGACAGACCCTTCGGGCATCTTTCAGGCGGTGAACAGGAAAGGGTAGCCATTGCAAGGGCATTAGCTCAAGAACCACGTATTCTCTTGTTGGATGAACCAACAACAGGGCTTGATTGGCGGTCACGAGTAGAAATACTTAATATAATTGAGCAGGTACATAAAGAAAGAAAATTAACAACCCTCTTGGTAACACATGACCCCCAAGATACCTTTAATATATGCGATCGGGTTGTATTGCTTAAAAATGGTCTTATTGCGGCATTAGGTCCGCCTAAGGAGGTATTATCTGAAGGAAATTTAAAAGCTGTTTATGGGGACAGGCAGTCCGAAACGTCAAGGAGGTCATGA
- a CDS encoding metal ABC transporter permease has translation MGVFACEFMQRALLVGFLGGVTCSVIGVLVIDMNLSFVGVSISHAAFAGGVIAYFMCINPLIGALVFSLIAAAAIGPMTDRGEFGLDTSLGIIFTVMIGLAFLFMGIMSETDRIKVLYLIWGSILTVTDFDLKTIIVAFVLVVGLITVFYKEIQAVIFNREIALSVGLPASWIFYGILFLIGITVAGNLQPIGGLLVSSLIIVPAAAAYQLTYNLKHLFLISAAFGVISCWLGLLLSYYFALPSGASIITLSCLIFLIANAFSPKRKVKRVKSLREGDNSFGNV, from the coding sequence ATGGGGGTATTTGCGTGTGAATTTATGCAGCGTGCCTTACTGGTTGGATTTTTGGGGGGAGTTACCTGTTCTGTAATCGGGGTGCTTGTAATTGATATGAACCTGTCTTTTGTAGGTGTTTCTATTTCACATGCTGCTTTTGCAGGAGGTGTTATTGCTTATTTTATGTGTATAAATCCTTTGATTGGAGCATTAGTATTCAGTTTAATAGCTGCAGCAGCCATCGGACCGATGACAGATAGGGGAGAATTTGGCTTAGATACCTCCCTTGGAATTATTTTTACGGTGATGATTGGCTTGGCCTTTCTTTTTATGGGAATTATGTCGGAAACGGACAGAATCAAGGTTTTATATTTGATATGGGGCAGTATATTAACTGTTACTGATTTTGATTTAAAAACAATAATTGTTGCTTTTGTTTTAGTAGTTGGTCTTATCACCGTTTTTTATAAGGAAATACAGGCGGTAATCTTTAATCGTGAGATTGCTCTGTCGGTTGGATTACCGGCGTCTTGGATTTTTTACGGCATCCTGTTTTTGATAGGCATAACGGTAGCAGGAAATTTGCAGCCAATAGGGGGCTTATTGGTTTCCAGTCTTATCATTGTTCCGGCAGCAGCTGCTTATCAGCTAACATATAACTTAAAGCACCTTTTCTTGATATCTGCTGCATTTGGTGTTATTTCCTGTTGGTTGGGGTTGCTTCTTTCTTACTATTTTGCTCTTCCCAGTGGTGCATCAATTATTACCCTTTCTTGTTTGATATTTTTAATTGCCAATGCTTTTTCACCTAAACGTAAGGTTAAGCGTGTGAAATCCTTGAGAGAGGGGGACAACAGCTTTGGGAATGTTTAA
- a CDS encoding metal ABC transporter permease: MFNYEFMRYALIAGFLGGVTCSVIGVLVISMQSSFIGVAVAHAAFAGSIIALFIGINPLMGALIFSILSAATIGPISDRGEFSPDTPLGIIFAMMHGLAFLFMGMMSSSKTQALDLMWGNALAINEFGLKIIIVAFVLVVGLIILFYKEIQAVMFNREIALSVGLPASWIFYGILFLTGITVAANLQSIGGLLVCTLIITPAAAAYQLTYNLKYLFLIASAFGVFSCWAGLILTYYINLPSGAIIVLISSMIFLIVNAFSPRKKVKRVKSLKDVSKL, from the coding sequence ATGTTTAATTATGAATTTATGAGATATGCATTGATAGCTGGGTTTTTGGGAGGTGTTACCTGCTCTGTAATTGGCGTATTAGTAATAAGTATGCAATCTTCATTTATAGGGGTAGCTGTTGCACATGCTGCATTTGCAGGCAGTATAATTGCTTTATTTATAGGTATTAATCCCTTGATGGGTGCATTAATATTCAGCATATTATCGGCAGCAACTATCGGACCTATTTCCGACAGAGGAGAATTTAGTCCTGATACCCCTCTTGGAATAATATTTGCTATGATGCATGGGTTGGCTTTTCTATTTATGGGTATGATGTCAAGTTCAAAGACACAGGCTTTGGATTTGATGTGGGGAAATGCCTTAGCAATAAATGAATTTGGTTTAAAAATCATTATAGTAGCTTTTGTTTTGGTGGTTGGGCTTATAATATTGTTCTATAAGGAAATACAGGCGGTAATGTTTAATCGCGAGATTGCTCTTTCGGTAGGTTTGCCGGCATCTTGGATTTTTTACGGTATCTTGTTTTTGACGGGTATCACAGTGGCAGCAAATCTACAGTCAATAGGCGGCCTGCTTGTATGTACACTTATTATAACGCCGGCGGCAGCTGCTTATCAGTTAACATACAATTTGAAATATCTCTTTTTAATTGCTTCGGCATTTGGGGTATTTTCCTGTTGGGCAGGATTGATTCTCACATATTATATAAATCTTCCGAGCGGAGCAATAATTGTTCTTATCTCAAGTATGATATTCTTAATTGTAAATGCTTTTTCACCGCGAAAAAAGGTTAAGCGTGTAAAATCATTAAAGGATGTTTCGAAGCTTTAA
- a CDS encoding tetratricopeptide repeat protein — protein sequence MCIPISVVTKEAEGENLYNQGLSYYKEGSAFTPEGIDSLKKAIAIFNKVIDANHGFPDAYYMRGIASIQFLHFYSRPFNEEQERLFREALKDFEKVLQLDKDFYIAYAAMGNTYDRYGDFDEAVKYYDKALEKADEIKEKWGEDALAAIYFSRGRAYHRTLKHRSVQDYEKAYEYNPHSDSVLMHISTAYLQAGRWEEAYDMAKKSVKAIEEKERKALWDYRAYLTIAKCHIKFKNYNECVEDLRRGLEIAPFKDPDILLSIGKAYKLMGNMEKAVEYFNEAIKACDELIKHPNPLKPVYTVYNTRGLVLMEMGDYKKAIEDFERTVEIAPENYPHAHTHYKTDGLKNQGIAYTKMGDKDKAQELFAEALNKAERHGLEFAKDEIKEWI from the coding sequence ATGTGCATACCAATAAGTGTTGTAACCAAAGAGGCGGAAGGGGAAAATCTATATAATCAAGGGCTTTCGTATTATAAAGAAGGCAGTGCTTTTACACCGGAAGGAATAGATTCACTTAAAAAAGCGATTGCGATATTTAACAAGGTGATAGATGCAAATCATGGTTTTCCGGATGCTTATTATATGAGAGGTATTGCTTCTATTCAGTTTTTGCATTTTTATTCCCGCCCTTTTAATGAAGAACAGGAAAGGTTATTCAGAGAAGCATTAAAGGATTTTGAAAAAGTATTACAGCTGGATAAAGATTTTTATATTGCATATGCCGCAATGGGTAATACCTATGACAGATATGGCGACTTTGATGAGGCTGTAAAATATTATGATAAGGCATTGGAAAAGGCAGACGAAATAAAGGAAAAATGGGGTGAAGATGCTTTGGCAGCTATTTATTTTAGCAGGGGAAGGGCATATCACCGAACACTTAAACACAGGTCTGTTCAGGATTATGAAAAGGCATATGAATATAATCCTCATTCTGATAGTGTATTAATGCATATCTCAACTGCATATCTTCAAGCAGGCAGATGGGAGGAAGCCTATGATATGGCAAAAAAATCCGTCAAGGCAATTGAGGAAAAAGAAAGGAAAGCCTTATGGGATTATAGGGCATACCTTACAATTGCAAAATGCCATATCAAATTCAAAAATTACAATGAATGTGTGGAAGATTTGAGAAGAGGATTAGAGATAGCACCTTTCAAAGACCCGGATATATTATTATCTATAGGGAAGGCTTATAAATTGATGGGAAATATGGAAAAAGCAGTTGAATATTTTAATGAAGCAATAAAGGCATGTGATGAATTGATTAAGCATCCAAATCCATTGAAACCTGTTTATACCGTCTACAATACAAGAGGTCTTGTTTTGATGGAGATGGGTGATTATAAAAAAGCCATTGAAGATTTTGAGAGAACCGTAGAAATTGCTCCTGAAAATTATCCCCATGCACATACACATTACAAAACAGATGGCTTGAAAAATCAAGGAATCGCATATACAAAAATGGGGGATAAGGATAAAGCCCAAGAATTATTCGCTGAGGCGCTTAATAAGGCAGAGAGACACGGTTTAGAATTTGCAAAGGATGAAATTAAGGAATGGATTTGA